A DNA window from Pogona vitticeps strain Pit_001003342236 chromosome 2, PviZW2.1, whole genome shotgun sequence contains the following coding sequences:
- the C2H12orf57 gene encoding protein C10 isoform X1, which yields MHVPVVLAEVIKAFGSPENAQRMEEARDNACNDMGKMLQFLLPVATQIQQDVIKAYGFSNDGEGVLKFARLIKSYESQDPEIASMSGKLKSMFLPPMTLPPHGTGTGGVPAS from the exons ATGCATGTACCTG TGGTTCTGGCTGAAGTAATCAAAGCATTTGGTTCGCCAGAAAATGCCCAGCGAATGGAGGAGGCCAGGGACAACGCCTGCAACGACATGGGCAAGATGCTCCAGTTCCTGCTGCCTGTGGCTACTCAGATCCAACAGGATGTGATCAAAGCCTATGGATTCAGTAACGATGGGGAAG gAGTCCTGAAATTTGCCCGCTTGATAAAATCTTATGAATCCCAAGACCCCGAAATTGCAAGTATGTCAGGAAAGCTAAAATCCATGTTTCTGCCTCCAATGACGCTGCCTCCACATGGGACAGGGACAGGGGGTGTCCCAGCATCATAA
- the C2H12orf57 gene encoding protein C10 isoform X2, whose amino-acid sequence MSSLQRPAATSAQAQPVSLTAEQAKVVLAEVIKAFGSPENAQRMEEARDNACNDMGKMLQFLLPVATQIQQDVIKAYGFSNDGEGVLKFARLIKSYESQDPEIASMSGKLKSMFLPPMTLPPHGTGTGGVPAS is encoded by the exons ATGTCCAGCCTGCAGCGCCCGGCGGCTACTTCTGCCCAGGCCCAGCCCGTCTCCCTAACCGCGGAGCAGGCCAAAG TGGTTCTGGCTGAAGTAATCAAAGCATTTGGTTCGCCAGAAAATGCCCAGCGAATGGAGGAGGCCAGGGACAACGCCTGCAACGACATGGGCAAGATGCTCCAGTTCCTGCTGCCTGTGGCTACTCAGATCCAACAGGATGTGATCAAAGCCTATGGATTCAGTAACGATGGGGAAG gAGTCCTGAAATTTGCCCGCTTGATAAAATCTTATGAATCCCAAGACCCCGAAATTGCAAGTATGTCAGGAAAGCTAAAATCCATGTTTCTGCCTCCAATGACGCTGCCTCCACATGGGACAGGGACAGGGGGTGTCCCAGCATCATAA